A single genomic interval of Babylonia areolata isolate BAREFJ2019XMU chromosome 26, ASM4173473v1, whole genome shotgun sequence harbors:
- the LOC143300523 gene encoding uncharacterized protein LOC143300523: protein MAAIIRVKRRLDEDPAENLIIQYKRSRTDGAKTDEPAKLCFSLITTVKSKDAALSRPLQKTLRRQQLQTSYKSHNSRRLNQARADNKAKAKANRYRIVNSRRAFNTTSTDSTETGSAESSVETTEKRTEPVAEAASGLDQGPSSDSDVRTSGASSSETSPDSASVQAHSEGDDPIIHDVEVDGDSAGEGGMEVAPSSGSGITLNGQVLVSQPVLPARENNYVYDLYYVNADRQHYDFRDLENILSIEALHDSLVSEADRLEECDEVYDDEDDSNDEGNWRNDYPDRDPDESDDESDVELDADFLEGETYSYRSTLNDDILADAMGTRLNLFGSDASSGSDGNDSDDAYEDDDADIGQHRQRKKGSSYSSYMHRVKQELITEDSDSEDND from the exons ATGGCAGCGATCATTCGAGTTAAACGAAGGCTGGACGAAGATCCCGCTGAAAATCTGATCATACAATACAAACGAAGTCGAACAGACGGTGCTAAAACAGATGAACCTGCTAAACTATGCTTCAGCTTGATTACAACAGTGAAATCCAAG GATGCAGCTTTGTCCCGCCCCCTGCAGAAGACCCTGCGACGCCAGCAGCTTCAGACAAGCTACAAGAGCCACAACTCCAGGCGTCTCAACCAGGCACGTGCAGATAACAAAGCCAAGGCCAAAGCCAACAGGTACAGGATAGTGAACAGCAGGAGAGCTTTCAACACCACCAGCACAGACTCTACGGAGACAGGCAGTGCAGAGTCATCTgtagaaacaacagaaaaaaggacTGAGCCTGTGGCTGAGGCAGCCAGTGGGTTGGATCAGGGGCCTAGTTCAGATTCTGATGTGCGGACTAGTGGTGCGAGTAGCAGTGAGACCAGTCCTGACAGTGCAAGTGTCCAGGCACACAGCGAAGGGGATGATCCCATCATCCATGATGTGGAAGTGGACGGTGACAGTGctggggaaggagggatggaagtgGCACCCTCTTCAGGGTCAGGAATCACATTGAATGGACAGGTCTTGGTGAGCCAGCCAGTGTTGCCAGCAAGAGAAAACAACTATGTCTATGATCTATATTATGTCAACGCTGACAGGCAACATTATGATTTCCGAGACTTAGAGAATATTCTTTCCATCGAAGCCCTGCACGATTCTCTCGTCTCTGAGGCTGACCGCTTGGAAGAGTGTGACGAGGTAtatgacgacgaagatgacagCAATGACGAAGGCAACTGGAGGAATGACTACCCTGATAGAGATCCtgatgagagtgatgatgaaTCTGACGTTGAATTGGATGCTG atttccTGGAAGGAGAGACCTATTCCTACAGAAGCACATTGAATGATGATATTTTAGCTGATGCCATGGGAACCAGGCTGAACCTTTTTGGCAGTGATGCCTCTTCTGGCAGCGATggcaatgacagtgatgacgcaTACGAAGATGATGACGCTGACATTGGCCAGCATCGCCAAAGGAAGAAGGGCTCATCTTATTCATCATACATGCATCGCGTTAAACAAGAACTGATCACTGAGGACAGTGACTCTGAAGATAACGATTAA
- the LOC143300814 gene encoding mitochondrial inner membrane protein OXA1L-like, translating into MAACLQHVRSFGRSQLKYCILIQHQGHIKHVQPRHRSLSSFLHSHVPRNCKHRLVTLATVTPVRWSSSQSATKTASAVIDAAADKATPTDYIPPPPPLPEDQVVAVPEALNALGEPTLSSVGLGSWSPSGVVQQALDMLHVSGGLPWWEAIVIGTICVRLMMFPLVIKSQRNVAHMHNHMPTMTRLQEKFTQARQSGNAVEASRAGHELMEFMKRNEIKPFRNFLVPLAQLPVFVSVFVGLRQMANLPVESMKTGGLLWFTDLTLPDPFYAMPLMTMATFLLTIELGVDGVKAGTMSHTMKWFMRGMPLIMLPLISNFPAAMLCYWFTSNAFSLVQVLFLKIPAVRSFFRIEKMVQHPPTTLPKKKGFLEGFKDSMGNAKLAQQMEERQRLDALQFKKAGQGPIKKTYSYDPTKVKAQVSSKSKS; encoded by the exons ATGGCTGCCTGCTTGCAGCATGTGAGATCTTTTGGCAGGTCTCAGCTGAAATATTGCATTTTAATTCAGCACCAG GGCCACATTAAACATGTTCAGCCAAGGCACAGATCACTGTCCAGCTTCCTACATAGCCATGTTCCACGGAACTGCAAACACCGGTTGGTTACCTTGGCGACGGTGACCCCTGTCAGATGGAGCAGTTCCCAGTCAGCAACAAAAACGGCCTCAGCTGTCATTGATGCTGCAGCTGATAAG GCCACTCCCACAGActacattccaccaccaccacctttgccAGAGGACCAGGTAGTGGCTGTGCCGGAAGCTCTCAACGCCCTAGGGGAGCCTACTCTGAGCAGTGTGGGGCTGGGCAGCTGGTCACCCAGCGGTGTGGTGCAGCAGGCTCTGGATATGCTGCACGTCTCCGGGGGCCTGCCCTGGTGGGAGGCCATCGTCATTG GCACGATCTGCGTACGGCTGATGATGTTTCCCCTGGTGATCAAGTCTCAGCGCAACGTGGCCCACATGCACAACCACATGCCCACCATGACGCGCCTGCAGGAAAAGTTCACCCAGGCCAGGCAGAGCGGGAATGCTGTGGAAG cATCCAGGGCTGGTCATGAACTGATGGAGTTCATGAAACGGAACGAGATCAAACCTTTCAGGAACTTCCTGGTGCCTctggcacag TTGCCGGTGTTTGTGTCGGTGTTTGTCGGGCTGCGACAGATGGCCAACTTACCTGTGGAGAGCATGAAAACCGGGGGTCTGCTCTGGTTCACCGACCTCACCCTGCCAGACCCTTTCTACGCCATGCCCTTGATGACTATGGCAACCTTTCTGCTGACCATCGAG CTGGGTGTGGACGGGGTGAAGGCAGGCACCATGAGTCACACGATGAAGTGGTTCATGAGAGGGATGCCCCTCATCATGCTGCCGCTCATCTCCAACTTCCCAGCC GCAATGTTGTGCTACTGGTTCACGTCCAACGCGTTTTCCTTGGTGCAAGTTCTGTTCCTCAAGATACCGGCCGTGCGGTCCTTCTTCAGGATTGAGAAGATGGTGCAGCACCCTCCCACCACTCTGCCCAAGAAGAAAGGCTTCCTGGAGGGCTTCAAAGATT CCATGGGCAACGCTAAACTGGCACAGCAGATGGAGGAGAGGCAGAGACTTGATGCGCTTCAGTTCAAGAAAGCCGGGCAGGGCCCCATCAAGAAGACCTACTCTTACGACCCTACCAAAGTGAAGGCACAAGTGTCCTCAAAATCCAAGTCGTAA
- the LOC143300813 gene encoding adenosylhomocysteinase-like produces MSKPAYKVADMTLAEMGRKAIEIAQNEMPGLMMMRKVYGPKKPLKGARIAGCLHMTTQTAVLIETLKELGAEVQWSSCNIFSTQDFAAAAIAKTGVPVYAWKGETDEEYIWCIEQTLVFPDGQPLNMILDDGGDLTNLVHEKYAKYLEGIKGLSEETTTGVHNLYRMMADKKLKVPAINVNDSVTKSKFDNLYGCRESLVDGIKRATDVMLAGKVAVVAGYGDVGKGCAQALRAFGARVIVTEVDPINALQAAMEGYEVSTIDETLHEARIYVTATGCKAILRPHHFEKMLEDTIVCNIGHFDCEIDIAWLNANCTKKENVKPQVDRYTLKNGRHLIVLAEGRLVNLGCAHGHPSFVMSNSFTNQVLAQIELWTKNDDYKLGVHMLPKKLDEEVAALHLDHLGVKLTKLEEEQAKYLGVPQEGPFKPEHYRY; encoded by the exons CTGACATGACCCTGGCGGAGATGGGCCGCAAGGCTATCGAGATTGCCCAGAATGAGATGCCAGGTCTGATGATGATGCGCAAGGTGTACGGGCCCAAGAAGCCTCTGAAGGGCGCCCGCATTGCTGGCTGTCTGCACATGACCACACAGACTGCCGTCTTGATCGAGACCCTGAAAGAGCTGGGGGCTGAG GTCCAGTGGTCCAGCTGTAACATCTTTTCCACTCAAGACTTTGCTGCTGCAGCCATCGCCAAAACAGGAGTGCCGGTGTACGCCTGGAAAGGAGAGACGGATGAAGAATACATCTGGTGTATTGAACAG ACTCTGGTGTTTCCCGACGGCCAGCCTCTCAACATGATTCTGGACGACGGCGGTGACCTGACGAACCTGGTGCACGAGAAGTACGCCAAGTACCTTGAGGGCATCAAGGGACTGTCGGAGGAGACAACCACAGGCGTGCACAACCTGTACCGCATGATGGCTGACAAGAAACTGAAAGTTCCGGCCATTAATGTCAACGACTCTGTCACAAAG AGCAAGTTTGACAACCTGTACGGTTGTCGGGAGTCCCTGGTGGATGGCATCAAGCGTGCCACAGACGTGATGTTGGCAGGCAAGGTGGCCGTGGTTGCCGGCTATGGTGACGTGGGTAAAGGGTGCGCTCAGGCCCTGCGAGCTTTCGGCGCTCGGGTCATCGTCACCGAGGTTGACCCCATCAATGCTCTGCAGGCAGCCATGGAAG gTTATGAAGTGTCTACGATAGATGAGACATTGCACGAGGCCAGAATTTACGTGACAGCCACTGGCTGTAAGGCCATCTTGAGGCCACACCACTTTGAGAAGATGTTGGAGGACACCATTGTCTGCAACATTGGCCACTTTGACTGTGAGATCGATATCGCCTGGctgaatgccaactgtaccaagaaagaaaatgtcaaacCTCAG GTGGACCGATACACCCTGAAGAATGGACGTCACCTGATCGTCCTGGCTGAGGGTCGTCTGGTGAACTTGGGCTGTGCCCACGGCCACCCCAGCTTCGTCATGAGCAACTCGTTCACCAACCAGGTGCTGGCCCAGATTGAACTGTGGACCAAGAATGACGACTACAAACTGGGCGTTCACATGTTGCCAAAGAAG CTGGACGAGGAAGTAGCAGCCCTGCATCTTGACCACCTGGGCGTCAAACTGACCAAACTGGAAGAAGAGCAGGCCAAGTACCTGGGTGTGCCACAGGAAGGGCCGTTCAAGCCTGAGCACTATCGTTACTAG